AGCACTTGAGCTGTCTTGACCTGGTCAATTTTGTCCTTGACCAAGCCAGAACTGATCGCATTTTTAACATCCAAAACAAAGCTCGGATAGTGGAGAAGAGTCGTTGAGACACTGCGCTTTTCTGACAAATCATGCGCCAGAGCAGCCATCATGTAGCTCTTACCCACGCCGAAATCTCCGTAGAGATAAACAGCCTTTTGATAATGCGGAAAGTCCGCAACAAAACTGGTCAAGAACTCGAAAGCTTTGTAGCGACCGACATCGTCTAAATCCACTTTGGCCAAACTAGCCTCTTTTAAACTGGCTGGCAGATTGATAAGGTTGAGACGGCTTCTAATCGTTTCCTGTCTCTCCTGCTCAATCAACTCAGGCGTTTCCTCATAGGCAACATCCGCATAGCCTTCATTTTTCACCAAAATCGGCTTATAACCCTTGGCAATATAGTTCTGATCTTCTAGCAGGAAGCGATCGCGTTCTGTAATGTATTGATTGAACTTAGAAATGCTCCGCTGAATTTCGGTTGGAGACAGTTGTTCTCGACTGATAAAGGCAGCGATATCTGGATCTGCTAAAATCTGCTGGACTAATTTTTGATAATCAAATTGCTTCACCTTATTCATATGAGGCATCGCCTGTCCTATTTTTTCCATTTAATCGCCTCCCTCTTCCAGTCTTGCTAAAAGTCTTCTTTTTTGTTCCTCTAGTTCCGCTTGTTTTTCTAAGCTAGTTTCATTTTTGTAATCTGGCTGACTCCAATTCGGCACATTGCTTTTAGCAGAAGCTGGGCTGACTTGCGCAGGACGACTATTCGTCTGCTGGTTGCGCTCGCGGATTTTCAGGACCGCCTCTTCAGCCGAGGTCACCTTTTGATAAGAAAAGTCATTGGCCACCTTGAGGGCATACTTCTCATTGAGATTGGCCGAATCCACCTTATTAAAAGTCAAGAGCAGGATGATATTGATAACTTCATCCAAAAGTCCCATCTCTGCCAAATCCTGAATCAGCTTCCGTTCACTACGCGTAATGGCCGCTTGGCGGGTTTTCTTGATTTCGGCCAAAAAGAGCAAGGGCTGCTTGCTTTTGGCCTCACGAATAATAGACTGCTCTTGCGGAGAAAAGTCTCCCGAAACTGGCTTTTGCTGAATTTTTTGCTGCATCCTTTTCGTTGAAATCACATGCGACACAGCCGTATCACGCGCTAAGACATAAGTCTCATACCAAGTCCATTTCTTCTGCTCCGCAATGGCAAACAAGTCCAAGAGGTCCGTTTTTTCATCTGCAAAACGCAAGCCATCCTGGGCCATTCTCTGTTTAAAATGCGTCAAATCAAAATCATTTTGGCGACTAGTTCTCGTCGGACTGACGTCATCCATGCCATAAATCTGGCTAAAAGAAGGACTGATCTTTTGCCCAGCTGGATTTTCCGGTCGTAGCTTATCTACCGCCGCCTGACCAATCTTTTTCTCCAAAAGACTACTGTACACATGATGAGCAAAGAAGTCCTCAGCAGACAAGGTTGGATAGAGTCGGATGGAAAACCCCGTCTCAGTCTGGAAAAGCTCTAGCAACCCAATAGCTGATAGGCGCTCCAAACTTCTCTCCAACACTTCCATACCAAAATCAAGATGATTTAAAATATGACTGAAAAGTCGCTGCTGAGCTCCATTATCCCAAAAAGAAACCAGATAAAGATAAAGTGCCACTGCATCCTTACCCACAATGGGTAGATAATAACGGGCCAGCCCGCTCATATCTTGACTGACCTGGTTATTAGACAAGAAAGAAAAATGATCATTTGGTTTCATAAGCCATTATTTTTCCTTTTTCTTCTTAGAACCCTTGGTAATCTGCTTCAAAAGGCTTTCCAGCTCGCCAACATCTTTGAAACTCCGATAAACACTGGCAAAACGGACATAGGTAATTTCATCCAGTTCGGCCAGCTCATCCATAACCAGAGAGCCAATATATTCGCTAGCAATCTCATTTTCACTCTGACTGCGGAGCTTTTGCTCAATCCGATTGACCAATTCTTCAATCTCATCACTTGATACCGGACGCTTCTGGGCGGAGCGGATGATTCCGTTAAAGATCTTATCCCGAGAAAATTGCTCACGCGTTCCATCTTTTTTGACAACGACTAGGGTTCTTTCTTCCACGCGCTCATAAGTTGTAAAACGATGCTGGCATTCCTCGCATTCACGGCGACGACGGATTGTATTTCCATCTTCTGCCTGCCGGCTGTCAACCACACTTGATTTGCTTCCGCCACATTTGGGACAACGCATGTCATTTCCTCCTAGAATCTTAATACTTCATTATACCATGTTTTGACCAATAACAAAAGACGAGAGATTTCTCGCCCATAAAAAAACTAAAGCTGACAAAGCAGCTTTAGCAAGGTAATCTTCTTTCAAAAATCCAGCAACTAAAAACTCAGCCCTTTTTGTCAAAATACTTTTTGGTCTCAGCAATAATAACAGGAGATAAGACCAAAAGAGCAATCAGATTTGGCAAGGCCATCAAGGCATTGACAATATCGGCAATAACCCAAACTGCTTCTAACTCGATAAAGCCTCCTAAGAGCACCATAGCGACAAAGATGATTCGGTACAAGCGAATATATTTGACACCAAACAGGAACTCAAAACAACGCTCACCGTAGTAGTTCCAGCCTAAAATCGTGGTAAAGGCGAAAAGAACCAGAAAAATAGTGAGAAGAACAGGACCGAAACTAGAGAATACTGTAGAAAATGCCGCTTGTGTCAATCTAACGCCGTTCAAATCACTATTCCAAACGCCAGTGACTAAGATTGTCAGACCAGTTAAGCTACAAATAATGAGGGTATCAATAAAGGTTCCCGTCATCGAAATCAAGCCTTGCTCGACAGGTTCCTTAGTCTTAGCTGCCGCTGCCGCAATAGGAGCTGATCCTAGGCCCGATTCATTTGAAAAGACGCCACGAGCTACCCCATTTTGAATGGCCATCCGCATGCTTGCACCAGCAAAGCCGCCCACCGCTGCTGTTTGACTAAAGGCAGAAGTGAAGACCAGCTGCAAAGTTGCCCCAAGCCGATCAAAGTTAAGAAGCAAAATGGTTATGGTTCCCAAGATATAAATAGCTGCCATAAAAGGCACAACCTTGGTCGACACTCGCGCAATGGACTGAATGCCGCTGAAAATAACCAAAGCCACCAAAATAGCCAAGATAAAGGCTGTCATAGCTGAAGGTAGCTGAATAGTATTATGCATGGCTTCTGTGATGGAGTTGACCTGCGTAAAGGTTCCAATACCTAAAAGAGCTACCAAGACACCCGCAACAGCAAAGAAGATGGCTAGCGGACGCCATTTTTCTCCCATTCCCAACAGAATATAGTGCATGGGGCCACCAGCAACTGCTCCGTGGGCATCCTTGGAACGATACTTAATCGCTAATAAACCTTCGGCATACTTGGTTGCCATTCCAAAGAAAGCAGCTAACCACATCCAAAACAAGGCACCCGGTCCACCAACTTTTATGGCCGTCGCAACACCGATAATATTCCCCGTTCCAACCGTGGCTGCCAATGCTGTACAAAGAGCAGCAAAGCTTGACACGTCTCCATGGTGATCCTCTCCGGATACAAAAATTAAGCGAAAGGCTCGAGAAAGACGCGAAATCTGTAGCAACCTCAGACGAAGAGTCAGATAAATTCCCGTTCCAACCAATAAAATCAAAAGGGGAGGCCCCCAGACCAAAGAATCAATTTGATTCAGCAACTTCAACATAAGTCTTATGCTCCTTTTCCACACCGAGAAAAAGAAAAGTACATGTTTACACATGTACTCTGGATGCTTGAGAATGACCGACTTCTGTCCTTCCCTTGCTCTGTCCTTTTACCTGAGAGTTTGAGCGGTTCTAAACCGCCTTGCCCCTTCGGTGCCAATCATGGTCTCTCCAGAGTTCCGTCCATTTCACAGTCATAAGGTTCAAACGCTTATTTCTGAAAAACTTCATTCGGTGTTTATTCTAAATTTTCTATTATTTTAAAATAATATTCGGTTTTTGTCAATATTTTATGAAAAACTTTGAATATTGTATTGACCCCAAAAGGTCAGACAGATAATTTATTCAAAGGTGAGATGATAGTAACTCATAGAATCTCCTTGGTTACCTGTTGATGTGGTTATTTATGATTTACACTAATTGAAGTTCTGTAAGTTTTTTGCACTATGTTTTACAATTTTTCATTCCTTAAAATATTGACAACATTCTTCCAAGAGTTAGTCAAGAAAAATTTTAGAAAGTTCTGCTAGTTCAGCACTGGTTTCTTGCTTGACTTGTAGTCAATGAAAAAGAATGGGTCGTTCTACAAAGCCCTTCTCACCCCTCAAAGACTAGGCATAAGGCTGCAATTCTGGATTGATTGGTGTGTTTGCTAGATTATTGGCATAATTGCAGAGGGTTGCAAGACTAACACCCAGAACTACATCCAGAGCATTTTCATGCGTATAGCCGGCTTCTAGGAAGTCTGCCAAAGCCTCATCTCCGACTCGTCCCTTGGTATTGATGACAGCAATGGTAAATTTGGCAAGTGTATCTAGCTTCGGATCTGTATCTATCGGCGTACGATTGCGTAGAGCCTCCAAAAGATCATCATTCATTTGAATCTGCTTGATTGAAAAAGCTGTGTGACCCGCCACACAGAAGGCGCAGCCGTTGGTAACTGCAGCTGTAATCTGC
This genomic window from Streptococcus cristatus AS 1.3089 contains:
- the dnaI gene encoding primosomal protein DnaI, with translation MEKIGQAMPHMNKVKQFDYQKLVQQILADPDIAAFISREQLSPTEIQRSISKFNQYITERDRFLLEDQNYIAKGYKPILVKNEGYADVAYEETPELIEQERQETIRSRLNLINLPASLKEASLAKVDLDDVGRYKAFEFLTSFVADFPHYQKAVYLYGDFGVGKSYMMAALAHDLSEKRSVSTTLLHYPSFVLDVKNAISSGLVKDKIDQVKTAQVLILDDIGAEQSSPWMRDEILQVILQHRMQENLPTFFTSNFSFADLERHFANSKNGDETWQAKRVMERIKFLAQEVHLEGENRR
- a CDS encoding DnaD domain protein codes for the protein MKPNDHFSFLSNNQVSQDMSGLARYYLPIVGKDAVALYLYLVSFWDNGAQQRLFSHILNHLDFGMEVLERSLERLSAIGLLELFQTETGFSIRLYPTLSAEDFFAHHVYSSLLEKKIGQAAVDKLRPENPAGQKISPSFSQIYGMDDVSPTRTSRQNDFDLTHFKQRMAQDGLRFADEKTDLLDLFAIAEQKKWTWYETYVLARDTAVSHVISTKRMQQKIQQKPVSGDFSPQEQSIIREAKSKQPLLFLAEIKKTRQAAITRSERKLIQDLAEMGLLDEVINIILLLTFNKVDSANLNEKYALKVANDFSYQKVTSAEEAVLKIRERNQQTNSRPAQVSPASAKSNVPNWSQPDYKNETSLEKQAELEEQKRRLLARLEEGGD
- the nrdR gene encoding transcriptional regulator NrdR; the encoded protein is MRCPKCGGSKSSVVDSRQAEDGNTIRRRRECEECQHRFTTYERVEERTLVVVKKDGTREQFSRDKIFNGIIRSAQKRPVSSDEIEELVNRIEQKLRSQSENEIASEYIGSLVMDELAELDEITYVRFASVYRSFKDVGELESLLKQITKGSKKKKEK
- a CDS encoding alanine/glycine:cation symporter family protein; protein product: MLKLLNQIDSLVWGPPLLILLVGTGIYLTLRLRLLQISRLSRAFRLIFVSGEDHHGDVSSFAALCTALAATVGTGNIIGVATAIKVGGPGALFWMWLAAFFGMATKYAEGLLAIKYRSKDAHGAVAGGPMHYILLGMGEKWRPLAIFFAVAGVLVALLGIGTFTQVNSITEAMHNTIQLPSAMTAFILAILVALVIFSGIQSIARVSTKVVPFMAAIYILGTITILLLNFDRLGATLQLVFTSAFSQTAAVGGFAGASMRMAIQNGVARGVFSNESGLGSAPIAAAAAKTKEPVEQGLISMTGTFIDTLIICSLTGLTILVTGVWNSDLNGVRLTQAAFSTVFSSFGPVLLTIFLVLFAFTTILGWNYYGERCFEFLFGVKYIRLYRIIFVAMVLLGGFIELEAVWVIADIVNALMALPNLIALLVLSPVIIAETKKYFDKKG
- a CDS encoding carboxymuconolactone decarboxylase family protein; translation: MSEFTIHTIESAPAEVKEVLETVQKDNGGYIPNLIGLLANAPTALETYRTVGAINRRNSLTPTEREVVQITAAVTNGCAFCVAGHTAFSIKQIQMNDDLLEALRNRTPIDTDPKLDTLAKFTIAVINTKGRVGDEALADFLEAGYTHENALDVVLGVSLATLCNYANNLANTPINPELQPYA